Genomic DNA from Streptomyces sp. AM 2-1-1:
TGAGGCTTCTTGAAGGGCCGTCATGCACCGGAGCTGTCACAAAACATTCTCAGAAGTACCTCGAACCCACCTTTGGGTGAGAACGAGTTCTGCTAACCGGAACGGCGCTTCGCGGTCGCCGGGCCGTCATTTTTGTCTTGCTCGGGCATAGGACCGTTTGTGAGAACGGCGGTCAGATCGATGTGTGCGGGGCTTCCCGGTGGGGCGCGACTGCGGGCGCGGTCATGTCGAGCAGGAGCAGGGCGTCGTGGCCGGGTGTGCCGGGTTCAGCGGTGTAGACGCCGATGCGCTGTCCGGGGGTGCCTTCCAGCTGCATGGACTGCGAGGTGAGCGTGAGGGTGCCGACGCCGGGGTGCTGGAAAGTCTTTTGTGCAGGCTTTCGGCCGGTGACCTCGTAGCGTTCCCACAGCCGGGCGAAGTCGGGGCTCTTGAGGAGGAGCTCGCCGACGAGGTTGGTCAGGTCCGGGGCGTCGGGAGCGGTGCCTGCGACGGCGCGCAGCCGGGCGACGCAGGCGGTGATCTGCCGGTCCCAGTCCGGGAACAGGTTCCGTGCGGCCGGGTGGAGGAAGAGGTAGCGGGCCAGGTTGCGGTGCTTGGCCGGCCAGTCCTCCAGACCCGCGTACAGGGCGAGGCCGCCGGGGTTCCAGGCGAGCATGTCCATGCTGCGGCTGATGACGTACGCGGGGTTCGGGCGCAGCGACTCCAGCAGCAGTTTCAGGTGGGGGCGTACGGTGCGGCTCGGTGCCGGCGGCGGCTCGGAGACATAGCGGGCGGCACGCGCCGCGAGCTCACGCAGGTGCTGGTGCTCCTGGTCGTCCATGTGCAGGGCGCGGGCGAGGGAGTCGAGGACGGCGGGGCTGGGGCGGGTCTCCTTGCCGCGTTCCAGGCGCACGTAGTAGTCGATGCTGATCCCGGCGAGGGTGGCCAGCTCCTCACGGCGCAGGCCCGGGGTGCGGCGGATGCCGGCGCCGACGGTGAGGCCGACGTGCTCGGGGCTGGTCTGGGTGCGGCGGGCGCGCAGGTAACGACCCAGCTCGGCGCCCTCGCTCTGTGCGCTCGTCGAAGTCATGACTCCAGTCTCACCCGCCGGGCACCCGCGGGGCGGGCGGGAGGGGGGCCCTGTCGTTACCCCCGAAGAGCCCGCCCTGCCACACCCGAGCAATCCGGGGAAAGGTGGATGAGGAAGACGCCGGTCCCTCGCGCCGCCCGGGTTTCACCCGGCACGACCTGCCGGGCCGGGCGAGAGTGAGAGACCAGGTAACACCATGATCGGAAGAGGGCGAGATGCGGTACATCAAGC
This window encodes:
- a CDS encoding helix-turn-helix transcriptional regulator; protein product: MTSTSAQSEGAELGRYLRARRTQTSPEHVGLTVGAGIRRTPGLRREELATLAGISIDYYVRLERGKETRPSPAVLDSLARALHMDDQEHQHLRELAARAARYVSEPPPAPSRTVRPHLKLLLESLRPNPAYVISRSMDMLAWNPGGLALYAGLEDWPAKHRNLARYLFLHPAARNLFPDWDRQITACVARLRAVAGTAPDAPDLTNLVGELLLKSPDFARLWERYEVTGRKPAQKTFQHPGVGTLTLTSQSMQLEGTPGQRIGVYTAEPGTPGHDALLLLDMTAPAVAPHREAPHTSI